The following proteins are co-located in the Prionailurus viverrinus isolate Anna chromosome A1, UM_Priviv_1.0, whole genome shotgun sequence genome:
- the LOC125173155 gene encoding olfactory receptor 2H2-like — protein MTLFVAVSVFYTVTLVGNTTIILLSHLDPHLHTPMYFFLTHLSILDLCFTTSCIPQMLVNFWSSDKTISYLGCAVQLYIFLGLRASECVLLLVMAFDRYVAVCRPLHYAVIMHPPLCHKLAFLVWASGVFGTLVQSPTTMKLSFCHHHQVDDFVCEVPALIRLACGDTHVNELQISVIGAIFLMGPLLLILVSYGRITQAVLAIQYQNGRSKAFHTCSSHLAVVFLFYCSVTPVYIQPRSHFSQKGGKFLTLLYTVVTPTLNPLIYTLRNKDMKRAFRRLLGKDRMSSEE, from the coding sequence ATGACCCTATTTGTGGCGGTTTCTGTCTTTTACACAGTCACACTAGTGGGCAACACCACCATCATACTCCTGTCTCACCTCgacccccacctccacacccccatgtacttcttcctcaccCACCTCTCCATCCTGGACCTCTGCTTTACCACCAGCTGCATCCCTCAGATGCTCGTGAATTTCTGGAGTTCGGACAAGACCATCAGCTATTTGGGGTGTGCAGTCCAGCTCTACATCTTCCTGGGACTCAGAGCTTCAGAATGTGTTCTGCTGCTGGTCATGGCCTTCGACCGCTATGTGGCAGTGTGCCGGCCCCTGCACTATGCAGTAATCATGCACCCACCCCTGTGTCACAAGTTGGCTTTCCTGGTCTGGGCAAGTGGGGTTTTTGGCACATTGGTGCAGTCTCCCACTACCATGAAACTCTCCTTTTGCCATCACCACCAGGTTGACGACTTTGTCTGTGAGGTCCCTGCACTGATCCGCCTGGCTTGTGGAGACACACATGTCAATGAGCTTCAGATCTCAGTGATTGGTGCCATCTTCCTGATGGGGCCCCTTCTGCTCATCCTTGTCTCCTATGGCCGTATCACCCAGGCAGTGCTGGCCATCCAGTACCAGAATGGAAGGAGTAAGGCCTTCCATACCTGCTCCTCCCACCTGgctgttgtttttctcttctactgCAGTGTCACCCCTGTCTATATCCAACCCCGGAGTCATTTTTCCCAGAAGGGAGGGAAATTTCTAACTCTCTTATACACTGTGGTGACCCCCACTCTCAACCCCCTCATCTATACTTTAAGGAACAAGGACATGAAGCGAGCTTTCAGGAGGCTCCTAGGGAAAGACAGAATGTCCAGTGAAGAGTGA